One Blattabacterium cuenoti genomic window carries:
- the gyrB gene encoding DNA topoisomerase (ATP-hydrolyzing) subunit B — translation MNKKHNTIKDYTADSIQSLEGIEHIRLRPSMYIGDIGVRGLHHLIYELIDNSVDEALAGFCNKIWVTIHKNGFITVLDNGRGIPIDIHKKEGKSALEVVMTKIGAGGKFDKNSYKVSGGLHGVGISCVNALSQKLIVTIYRNGKIYQQEYLKGKALYPVKCLGKTNMQGTKISYLADHSIFNSIIYNYEILANRLKELSFLNKGLFLFLEDERDNIKEHFFSKNGLKEYLPILNKNQNPLTKNILFIEGEKDNTVVEVAMQYNTSFKEKIYSYVNNINTYEGGTHLSGFRRALTRTFKKYVDGYGILSNKIELTGDDFREGITAIISVRVMEPQFEGQTKTKLSNHEVGGIVDKIVGEALSSYLEEHPSDRKRIIDKIILSAKARQAAKKARELIQKKIPISSILPGKLADCSFNDPENCEIYLVEGDSAGGTAKQGRDRNFQAILPLRGKILNVEKAMQYKIFENEEIKNIFTSLGVSIGTEEDPKILNIKKLRYNKIIIMTDADIDGSHISTLILTLFFRYMKPLIEKGHVYIATPPLYLIRKGNHYQYAWSDKEREKIIDKLGGRKSVNIQRYKGLGEMNADQLWETTMNPKKRTLRKVNIYDYSKADNIFSILMGDEVPPRRNFIEKNAIHAKIDV, via the coding sequence ATGAATAAAAAACATAATACAATAAAAGATTATACGGCAGATAGTATTCAATCTCTTGAAGGAATAGAACATATTCGACTCAGACCGTCTATGTATATTGGAGATATAGGAGTTAGAGGTTTACATCACCTAATTTACGAATTAATAGATAATTCTGTTGATGAAGCTTTAGCAGGTTTTTGCAATAAAATATGGGTTACTATTCATAAAAATGGATTTATCACTGTACTTGACAATGGTCGTGGAATTCCAATAGATATTCATAAAAAAGAAGGAAAATCGGCACTGGAAGTTGTGATGACTAAAATTGGTGCAGGTGGAAAATTTGATAAAAATTCTTATAAAGTTTCTGGAGGGTTACATGGTGTAGGAATTTCTTGTGTTAATGCTCTATCTCAAAAACTTATAGTTACAATTTATAGAAATGGAAAAATTTATCAACAAGAATATTTAAAAGGAAAAGCTCTTTACCCTGTAAAATGTTTAGGAAAAACGAATATGCAAGGAACAAAAATTTCTTATCTTGCTGATCATTCTATTTTTAATTCCATCATATATAATTATGAAATTTTAGCTAATCGATTAAAAGAATTATCTTTTTTAAATAAGGGATTGTTTTTATTTTTAGAAGATGAGAGAGATAATATCAAGGAACATTTTTTTTCTAAAAATGGATTAAAAGAATACTTACCAATTTTAAACAAAAACCAGAATCCTTTGACAAAAAATATACTTTTTATTGAAGGAGAAAAAGACAATACTGTTGTAGAAGTAGCAATGCAATACAATACTTCTTTTAAAGAAAAAATTTATTCTTATGTTAACAATATCAATACTTATGAAGGAGGGACTCATCTTTCCGGTTTTCGAAGGGCATTAACAAGAACCTTTAAAAAATATGTAGATGGATATGGTATTTTATCTAATAAAATAGAATTAACTGGAGATGATTTTAGAGAAGGAATTACGGCTATTATATCTGTAAGAGTAATGGAACCACAATTTGAAGGACAAACTAAAACAAAATTAAGCAATCACGAAGTAGGAGGTATTGTGGATAAAATTGTGGGAGAAGCGTTATCTAGCTATTTAGAAGAACACCCTAGTGATAGAAAAAGAATTATTGATAAAATTATTTTGTCAGCTAAAGCGCGTCAAGCAGCTAAAAAAGCGAGAGAATTAATACAAAAAAAAATTCCTATAAGTAGTATTCTACCTGGAAAATTAGCTGATTGTTCTTTTAATGATCCGGAAAACTGTGAAATTTATTTAGTGGAAGGAGATTCTGCTGGTGGGACAGCAAAACAAGGAAGAGATAGGAATTTTCAAGCTATTTTGCCTTTACGAGGTAAAATACTAAATGTTGAAAAAGCTATGCAATATAAAATATTCGAAAATGAGGAAATAAAAAATATATTTACTTCTCTGGGAGTTTCTATTGGAACGGAAGAAGATCCCAAAATTTTAAATATAAAAAAACTTAGATACAATAAAATTATTATTATGACAGATGCAGATATAGATGGAAGCCATATTTCTACTTTAATTTTAACATTATTCTTTCGTTATATGAAACCTTTAATAGAAAAAGGACATGTTTATATTGCCACACCTCCACTTTATTTGATTCGAAAAGGGAATCATTATCAATATGCTTGGAGTGATAAAGAAAGAGAAAAGATTATAGATAAATTAGGAGGAAGAAAGTCTGTCAATATACAACGTTACAAAGGATTAGGGGAAATGAACGCAGATCAACTTTGGGAGACAACAATGAATCCCAAAAAAAGAACTTTACGTAAAGTGAACATATACGATTATTCTAAGGCAGACAATATATTCTCCATTCTTATGGGAGACGAAGTCCCTCCCCGAAGAAATTTTATAGAAAAAAATGCAATACATGCAAAAATTGATGTTTAG
- a CDS encoding undecaprenyl-diphosphate phosphatase translates to MNYIQSILLGVIEGITEFFPISSTGHMMIAASMMGILENKITNLFLVSVQFGAVFSVIFLYRNKFFFQKFDFYLKIFVASFPVGILGFLLNKITNFFLDKPLIVALSLLIGGLVILKVETFYQKNFCNRRNSITYLKAFIVGLFQCMALIPGVSRSATTIIACMLQNVNRMKAIEFSFFLSVPVIIIATCKKLFDYYFQLNSFTYKDIELLLLGNIVSFITGIISIKCFIKYLNNFKLFGYYRIVLGIFFIIIHYLNI, encoded by the coding sequence ATGAATTATATTCAATCAATTCTATTAGGGGTTATTGAAGGAATTACAGAGTTTTTTCCTATTTCTTCTACAGGACATATGATGATTGCTGCTTCCATGATGGGAATACTAGAAAATAAAATAACAAATTTATTTCTTGTTTCTGTTCAATTTGGAGCCGTTTTCTCTGTAATTTTTTTGTATAGAAACAAGTTTTTTTTTCAAAAATTTGATTTTTATCTGAAAATTTTTGTAGCTAGTTTTCCTGTAGGAATTTTGGGGTTTTTATTGAATAAAATAACCAATTTTTTTTTAGATAAGCCACTTATAGTTGCTTTATCTCTTTTGATAGGAGGATTAGTGATTTTGAAAGTAGAAACTTTTTATCAAAAAAATTTTTGTAATAGAAGAAATAGTATTACTTATTTGAAAGCTTTTATTGTTGGATTATTTCAATGTATGGCTTTGATTCCAGGAGTATCTAGAAGCGCAACTACCATTATTGCTTGTATGTTACAAAATGTGAATCGTATGAAAGCTATTGAATTTTCTTTTTTTTTATCTGTTCCTGTTATTATAATTGCTACATGCAAAAAATTATTTGACTATTATTTTCAATTAAATTCTTTTACGTATAAAGATATAGAATTATTGTTATTAGGAAATATAGTGTCTTTTATCACTGGAATAATATCTATCAAATGTTTCATAAAATATTTAAATAATTTTAAATTATTTGGATACTATAGAATTGTTTTAGGAATTTTTTTTATTATTATACATTATTTAAATATTTAA
- the truB gene encoding tRNA pseudouridine(55) synthase TruB: MDNFDSKFITGFKNGKILLVDKPWGWTSFEIIKKIRSYIISTATKKENLKIGHTGTLDPFATGLLIVLTGKYTKKVNEIQNYKKVYTGIMKLGCETLSFDSETEEYNFSSVSHITPQLIKKTSQDFLGEINQFPPYFSALKKKGKKLYEYARKGIKIIPQSRRVKIYKFHILKIGIPYIKFFIECGKGTYIRSIAQDFGKALQSGAYILSLRRERIGNFSMDSSSIDSIELNISKEFSCYLLD, from the coding sequence TTGGATAATTTTGATTCTAAATTTATCACAGGATTTAAAAATGGAAAAATATTGTTGGTAGATAAACCATGGGGGTGGACCTCTTTTGAGATTATTAAAAAAATAAGAAGTTATATTATCAGTACTGCTACGAAAAAAGAAAATTTAAAAATTGGACATACAGGGACTTTAGATCCTTTTGCAACAGGTTTATTAATTGTTCTGACAGGAAAATATACTAAAAAAGTAAATGAAATTCAAAATTATAAGAAAGTTTATACAGGTATTATGAAATTAGGTTGTGAAACCTTATCTTTTGATTCAGAAACAGAAGAGTATAATTTTTCTTCCGTTTCGCATATTACTCCTCAATTAATTAAAAAAACATCTCAAGATTTTTTGGGGGAAATCAATCAGTTTCCTCCATATTTTTCTGCTTTAAAAAAAAAAGGAAAAAAATTATATGAATATGCTAGAAAAGGGATAAAAATAATACCCCAATCTAGACGTGTAAAAATTTATAAATTTCATATCCTAAAAATAGGAATTCCTTATATAAAATTTTTTATAGAATGCGGAAAAGGTACTTATATTCGATCTATAGCTCAGGATTTTGGTAAAGCCCTTCAAAGCGGAGCTTATATACTTTCTTTAAGAAGAGAACGAATAGGAAATTTTTCTATGGATTCTTCTTCTATAGATTCTATAGAATTAAATATTTCAAAAGAATTTTCGTGTTATTTACTAGATTAA
- the rpsP gene encoding 30S ribosomal protein S16: protein MSVKIRLKRIGKKHKPIYHIVVADSRAPRDGKFIEKLGTYNPHTDPPSTVLKIQNAVSWLMKGAQPTNTVKSIFSKTGVLLKKHLLEGVKKGVLTHEEYQNKFHTWYKKYKI, encoded by the coding sequence ATGTCCGTAAAAATTCGTTTAAAAAGAATTGGAAAAAAACATAAGCCTATTTATCATATAGTTGTAGCTGATTCTCGTGCTCCACGAGATGGAAAATTCATTGAAAAACTAGGAACTTATAATCCTCATACGGATCCGCCTTCGACTGTATTAAAAATACAAAATGCTGTATCTTGGTTAATGAAAGGGGCACAACCCACCAATACGGTAAAATCCATTTTTTCTAAAACCGGAGTATTATTAAAAAAACATTTATTAGAAGGAGTTAAAAAAGGCGTATTAACTCATGAAGAATACCAAAATAAATTTCATACATGGTACAAAAAATACAAAATTTAA
- a CDS encoding dicarboxylate/amino acid:cation symporter yields the protein MSIGMKIKKEKVLLIAFLSVLAYIFIHLSQSLLGLDKFTLCILRCFVISIFILYSFMKKDLTTWILLSIIIGIEMGLDMPKIAVELRFLSQIFLRLIKTIIAPILFSTLVVGIASHSNIKQLGSMGWKSLLYFEVVTTLALFIGLIAINVSQAGVGIVMPSGITEQQLPKVESRSWQDTILHVFPENFIKSIYHGDVLPIVVFSVIFGISMVFLEDKKRNPILLFAESLSEIMFKFTKIIMYFAPIGVGSAIAYTVGHMGLEILYNLFQLLLTLYVALLIFLIVVLFPILLWIKVPLKGFVKALTEPVSLAFATTSSESALPLLMENLEKLGVPRKIIAFVIPTGYSFNLDGTTLYLSLATVFVAQASGIPLSFSQQIFIGLTLILTSKGVAGVPRASLVILLATVASFGLPTWPILAIIGIDELMDMARTTVNVIGNGLASCVIARSEGELDDKKMSDYIKSDNNL from the coding sequence ATGAGTATTGGAATGAAAATAAAAAAAGAAAAAGTATTATTAATAGCTTTTTTAAGTGTTTTAGCATATATCTTTATTCATTTATCCCAATCATTATTAGGATTGGATAAATTTACTCTTTGCATATTAAGATGTTTTGTTATATCTATTTTCATATTGTATTCTTTCATGAAAAAAGACTTAACTACTTGGATATTATTATCCATTATTATAGGAATAGAAATGGGGTTAGATATGCCAAAAATTGCTGTGGAATTAAGATTTTTATCTCAAATATTTTTGAGGTTGATTAAAACTATCATTGCTCCAATATTGTTTTCCACTTTAGTAGTGGGAATAGCAAGTCATTCTAATATCAAACAATTAGGTAGCATGGGATGGAAATCCTTACTATATTTCGAAGTGGTGACAACTTTAGCTTTATTTATTGGTCTTATTGCAATTAATGTGTCCCAGGCTGGAGTTGGCATTGTTATGCCTTCAGGGATCACTGAACAACAATTACCAAAAGTAGAAAGTAGATCTTGGCAAGACACAATTCTTCATGTATTTCCGGAAAATTTTATAAAATCGATATATCATGGAGATGTATTGCCGATAGTGGTGTTTTCCGTTATATTTGGTATATCCATGGTTTTTTTAGAAGACAAAAAACGAAACCCTATATTACTGTTTGCAGAGAGTCTTTCAGAAATCATGTTTAAGTTTACTAAAATTATTATGTATTTTGCTCCTATAGGAGTAGGATCTGCTATTGCTTATACAGTTGGACATATGGGATTGGAAATTTTATATAATTTATTTCAATTGTTACTCACTCTTTATGTTGCCTTATTGATTTTTTTGATAGTAGTTTTATTTCCTATTCTTTTGTGGATTAAAGTTCCTTTAAAAGGTTTTGTAAAAGCATTAACTGAACCTGTATCACTCGCCTTTGCAACTACAAGTTCAGAATCCGCTTTACCTTTACTTATGGAAAATTTGGAAAAATTGGGAGTTCCCAGGAAAATTATAGCTTTTGTGATTCCTACAGGTTATAGCTTTAACTTAGATGGAACTACTCTTTATTTATCTTTAGCAACTGTTTTTGTAGCACAGGCATCTGGAATCCCTTTGAGTTTTAGTCAACAAATATTTATAGGACTAACGTTAATTTTAACTAGTAAAGGAGTTGCTGGAGTTCCCAGAGCATCTTTAGTAATTCTTTTAGCCACTGTAGCTTCTTTTGGATTACCTACTTGGCCTATATTGGCGATTATAGGGATAGATGAATTAATGGATATGGCTAGGACTACCGTAAATGTTATAGGGAATGGATTAGCTAGTTGTGTAATTGCTCGTTCTGAAGGAGAATTAGATGACAAAAAAATGTCAGATTATATAAAAAGTGATAATAATTTGTAA
- a CDS encoding diphosphomevalonate/mevalonate 3,5-bisphosphate decarboxylase family protein, whose protein sequence is MKTNFYNKSIEKYSITPNGVITSKSHSNIALIKYWGKHNNKIQIPLNSSISYSLGKVYTVTRLIYQEKKKKNNSSIRVFFSGKEKTSFLPKILKFFYRISFYCSYLRNFNFIIETSNTFPHSCGVASSASSMSALALCIMKMEKKLVPSLKEDFFFKKASFLARLGSGSACRSIYPGLVVWGHHQSIEGSNNLYAIPYPYEIHSIFTKIEDTILIIDDKPKKILSSKGHKLMNHHPYARERFKDANQNMNRLISILKRGEFQEFGELIEHEALTLHAMIMTSRPYFLWMKANTINVIHMVWDFRKQNNKNIYFTLDAGANVHLLYPIQEKTSIIKWIYSNLFFYCKKTIESFCL, encoded by the coding sequence TTGAAAACAAATTTTTATAATAAAAGTATAGAAAAATATTCTATAACTCCGAATGGAGTAATTACGAGTAAGAGTCATTCCAATATTGCTTTAATTAAATACTGGGGGAAACATAACAATAAAATTCAAATTCCATTAAATTCGTCTATTAGTTATTCTTTAGGAAAAGTATACACAGTTACACGATTAATTTATCAAGAAAAAAAAAAAAAAAATAACTCATCTATAAGAGTGTTTTTTTCAGGAAAGGAAAAAACTAGTTTTCTTCCAAAAATTTTAAAATTCTTTTATAGGATTTCATTTTATTGTTCTTATTTACGAAATTTTAATTTTATTATAGAAACCTCTAACACTTTTCCACATAGTTGTGGGGTAGCTTCTTCTGCTTCTTCCATGAGTGCTTTGGCGTTATGTATTATGAAAATGGAAAAAAAATTAGTTCCCTCTTTAAAAGAAGATTTTTTCTTCAAAAAAGCTTCTTTCTTAGCCAGATTAGGTTCTGGAAGTGCTTGTAGATCTATTTATCCTGGACTCGTTGTTTGGGGACATCATCAATCCATAGAAGGAAGTAATAATCTTTATGCTATACCATATCCATATGAGATCCATTCCATTTTTACAAAAATAGAAGATACTATTTTAATCATAGATGATAAACCCAAAAAGATATTGAGTTCAAAAGGACATAAATTAATGAATCATCATCCTTATGCTAGAGAAAGATTTAAGGATGCTAATCAAAATATGAACAGACTTATATCTATCTTAAAAAGAGGAGAATTTCAAGAATTTGGAGAATTAATAGAACATGAAGCTTTGACTCTTCATGCTATGATTATGACTTCTCGTCCCTACTTCTTATGGATGAAAGCCAATACTATTAACGTAATTCATATGGTATGGGATTTTAGAAAACAGAATAATAAAAACATTTATTTTACGCTAGATGCAGGTGCTAATGTTCATCTTTTATATCCTATTCAAGAAAAAACATCTATTATAAAATGGATATATAGTAATTTATTTTTTTATTGTAAAAAAACTATAGAAAGTTTTTGTTTATAG
- a CDS encoding pyridoxal phosphate-dependent aminotransferase: protein MKNRLSHRLQNISYSQTIAMSAKAREFINKGYDVINLSLGEPDFPPPNFVLYAAKKAIDEGHHHYTPVSGYFELKKVICQKFYRDNRLKYTPSQIVISTGAKQAIINVLLSLLNKDDEVIIPAPYWVSYLQMVKFCESCPVIIPTGMKNNFKIHPEQLEKAITSKTKLFIFSTPCNPTGSVYSYDELKSLAEVFKKHPEIMIISDEIYEHICYSKKHTSIAIFPDIYHQVITINGLSKAFSMTGWRIGYIGAPEWIVQSCDKIQGQMTSCANSIAQIAAISALSAHPNKIEYMIKKFERRRNLVLDLIKEIDGFQCNQPNGAFYIFPKVSSFLGKKLYGKIIQNSDEFSEFLLEKAQVATVSGSAFGDNECLRISYASSENKIVEAFTRIKKVLN, encoded by the coding sequence ATGAAAAATAGATTGTCTCATCGTTTACAGAATATATCATATTCACAAACTATAGCTATGTCCGCTAAAGCTAGAGAATTCATAAATAAAGGTTATGACGTTATAAATTTGAGTTTGGGAGAACCAGATTTTCCCCCTCCTAATTTTGTTTTATACGCTGCAAAAAAAGCTATAGATGAAGGACATCATCATTATACTCCCGTATCCGGATATTTTGAACTTAAAAAAGTAATATGCCAAAAATTTTACCGTGATAATCGTTTAAAATATACCCCTTCTCAAATTGTAATTTCTACCGGGGCAAAACAAGCTATAATAAATGTTCTTTTATCTTTGTTGAATAAAGATGATGAAGTCATTATTCCTGCTCCTTATTGGGTTAGTTATTTACAAATGGTAAAGTTTTGTGAATCTTGTCCTGTTATAATCCCAACAGGGATGAAAAATAATTTTAAGATTCATCCAGAACAATTAGAAAAAGCTATTACATCTAAAACAAAACTATTTATTTTCAGTACTCCTTGTAATCCTACCGGAAGTGTCTATTCTTATGATGAATTAAAAAGTTTAGCGGAAGTTTTTAAAAAACATCCAGAAATCATGATTATTTCTGATGAAATTTATGAACATATTTGTTACTCAAAAAAACATACTAGTATTGCTATATTTCCTGACATTTATCATCAAGTTATCACAATAAATGGATTATCTAAGGCTTTTTCAATGACAGGTTGGAGAATCGGATATATTGGTGCTCCAGAATGGATTGTTCAATCTTGTGATAAAATACAAGGACAAATGACTTCTTGTGCCAATTCTATTGCACAAATAGCTGCTATTTCTGCATTGTCAGCACATCCAAATAAAATAGAATATATGATCAAAAAGTTTGAAAGAAGAAGAAATTTAGTTTTGGATCTGATAAAAGAAATTGATGGATTTCAATGTAATCAACCGAATGGTGCTTTTTATATTTTTCCAAAAGTTTCAAGTTTTTTGGGAAAAAAATTATATGGAAAAATAATTCAAAATTCAGATGAATTTTCTGAATTTTTGCTTGAAAAAGCTCAAGTAGCTACCGTTAGTGGTAGTGCTTTTGGAGATAATGAATGTTTACGTATTTCTTATGCTTCATCAGAAAATAAAATCGTAGAAGCCTTTACAAGAATAAAAAAAGTATTAAATTAA
- the rsmG gene encoding 16S rRNA (guanine(527)-N(7))-methyltransferase RsmG: protein MKLIKKYFPNLLNRQIYKLSSLKNLYAYWNVYVNLVSRKTFHDFYQQHVLFCLGIAKIFYFYPGSYVMDLGTGGGFPGIPLSIVFPHTKFILVDSIRKKIKIIEKIICDLHLKNVYPICTRAEKLEIKFDFVVTRAVNKVDIIHSWIKDKFKYKSNYRIKNGALYLKGGNLYDELKKFPHAIEYPLNHYFDEPFFITKKVIWISNI, encoded by the coding sequence ATGAAATTAATTAAAAAATATTTTCCAAATCTATTGAATAGACAAATTTACAAATTGTCTTCTTTAAAAAATTTATATGCATATTGGAATGTATATGTAAATTTAGTTTCTAGAAAAACATTTCACGATTTTTATCAACAACATGTCCTTTTTTGTTTAGGAATTGCTAAAATATTTTATTTTTATCCTGGATCATATGTTATGGATTTAGGTACAGGAGGAGGATTTCCTGGAATTCCTTTATCTATAGTTTTTCCTCATACAAAATTTATATTAGTAGATTCTATTAGAAAAAAAATTAAAATTATAGAAAAAATTATATGTGATCTTCATTTAAAAAATGTGTATCCTATTTGTACACGTGCAGAAAAATTGGAAATCAAATTTGATTTTGTGGTTACTAGAGCTGTTAACAAAGTAGATATTATCCATAGTTGGATAAAAGATAAATTTAAATACAAATCTAATTATAGAATAAAAAATGGCGCTTTATATCTAAAAGGAGGGAATCTTTATGATGAATTAAAAAAGTTTCCTCATGCAATAGAATATCCTTTAAATCATTATTTTGACGAACCATTTTTTATAACTAAAAAAGTTATTTGGATTTCCAACATTTAA
- a CDS encoding amidohydrolase family protein — translation MNPKKIFVEKVKQKGGWVNAHAHLDRAYTLTQNNFKYSYFPIQKKWYLVDEMKRLATEEDIYIRMEKALEYFLMQGTQALCSFIDVDEIIEDRALKAAKKLKNNYENYIHICFANQVLKGVLDKKSKYWFDQSIEFVDIIGGLPATDHGKEDEHLDILLQTAKKKGKIVHVHVDQFNTSEEKETEKLAIKTIEYGMQGKVVAIHSISLAAHVRDYRYKIYQLMKKANLMVISCPIAWIDHTRSERLTPSHNSITPVDEMVPEGITVAFGTDNICDIYKPFSDGNLWIELRVMLEACHYYDIDHLVKIATINGLKVLGL, via the coding sequence ATGAATCCTAAAAAAATTTTTGTAGAAAAAGTGAAACAAAAAGGTGGATGGGTAAATGCTCATGCTCACTTAGATAGGGCTTATACTCTCACACAAAATAATTTTAAATATTCTTATTTTCCTATTCAAAAAAAATGGTATCTGGTTGATGAAATGAAACGTTTAGCTACAGAAGAAGACATTTATATCCGTATGGAAAAAGCGTTAGAATATTTTTTAATGCAAGGGACACAAGCTTTATGCTCCTTTATTGATGTAGATGAAATTATTGAAGATCGTGCCTTGAAAGCGGCTAAAAAACTGAAAAATAATTATGAAAATTATATTCATATTTGTTTTGCGAATCAAGTTCTTAAAGGCGTATTGGATAAAAAGTCAAAATATTGGTTTGATCAGTCAATAGAATTTGTCGATATTATTGGGGGTTTACCCGCTACAGATCATGGAAAAGAAGATGAACATCTAGATATTTTATTACAAACAGCTAAAAAAAAAGGAAAAATTGTGCATGTTCATGTAGATCAATTTAATACAAGTGAAGAAAAAGAAACTGAAAAACTAGCAATAAAAACGATAGAATATGGAATGCAAGGAAAAGTGGTAGCTATACATAGTATTTCTTTAGCGGCGCATGTTAGAGATTATCGTTATAAAATATACCAATTAATGAAAAAAGCAAATTTAATGGTAATATCTTGTCCCATTGCTTGGATTGATCATACCAGAAGTGAACGTTTAACTCCTAGCCATAATTCCATCACTCCAGTGGATGAGATGGTTCCTGAAGGAATTACAGTAGCTTTTGGGACGGACAACATTTGCGACATATATAAACCTTTTTCTGATGGAAATTTATGGATAGAACTACGAGTGATGCTGGAAGCTTGTCATTATTATGATATAGATCATTTAGTGAAAATTGCTACAATAAATGGATTAAAAGTATTAGGATTGTAA
- the lysS gene encoding lysine--tRNA ligase: protein MRDLAYLSEQQIIRRKKLDKLKLLGINPYPSEEYVVTTTIYNIRKNFTEKETISIAGRLMRLRILGKASFGEIKDHTGCMQIYFTQDHLFLSSNQRIKKEDAYNIFLKKLIDIGDIIGIKGVLFKTKMNEITIHVHQFTLLSKSIRPLPQVKIDRNKKIYDAFSNTEQRYRMRYVDLIVNDHVKEIFLKRTRIIQKIRDFLDDKGYLEVDTPILQSIPGGAIARPFETYHNTLGIPLYLRIANELYLKRLIVGGFHGVYEFSRNFRNEGMDRIHNPEFTVLELYVAYKDYYWMMNFTEKLMKCIWNKFKEKETYHMNFQTPFPRIPILDSIKKYTGFDLIEMEKEELRKVCQKLHIEENIKMSKAKLIENIFEEKCEKNYINPTFIIDYPVEMSPLTKRHRYKKNLSERFELIINGQEIANAYSELNDPVDQLNRLREQIKLSEKNTKDESISLDQDFIRALEFGMPPTAGIGIGIDRLVMLLTQKKSIQEVLLFPQMRPEKKVKK, encoded by the coding sequence ATGAGGGACCTAGCCTATTTATCAGAACAACAAATTATACGAAGAAAAAAACTAGATAAACTGAAATTGTTGGGAATCAATCCTTATCCTTCAGAAGAATATGTTGTAACTACTACCATTTATAATATACGAAAAAATTTCACGGAAAAAGAAACTATAAGCATAGCTGGACGGTTAATGCGTTTACGTATTTTAGGAAAAGCTTCTTTTGGAGAGATTAAAGATCATACGGGTTGTATGCAAATATATTTTACTCAGGATCATTTATTTTTATCTTCGAATCAAAGAATAAAAAAAGAGGATGCTTACAATATTTTTTTAAAAAAACTTATAGATATAGGAGATATTATTGGAATCAAAGGTGTTTTATTTAAGACAAAAATGAATGAAATAACCATACATGTTCATCAATTTACTTTATTATCCAAATCTATACGACCCTTACCACAAGTAAAAATAGATAGAAATAAAAAAATATATGATGCTTTTTCCAATACGGAACAACGTTATCGTATGCGTTATGTAGATCTTATTGTCAATGATCATGTAAAAGAAATTTTTTTAAAACGGACTCGCATCATCCAAAAAATAAGAGATTTTTTGGATGATAAAGGATATTTAGAAGTAGATACACCTATTCTGCAATCTATTCCTGGAGGAGCTATAGCTCGTCCTTTTGAAACATATCATAACACATTGGGAATTCCATTATATTTACGTATAGCTAATGAACTTTATTTGAAAAGACTGATCGTTGGTGGATTTCATGGGGTATATGAATTTTCTAGAAATTTCAGAAACGAGGGAATGGATCGTATTCATAATCCAGAATTTACTGTATTAGAACTTTATGTCGCTTATAAAGATTATTACTGGATGATGAATTTTACAGAAAAATTGATGAAATGTATTTGGAATAAATTCAAAGAAAAAGAAACTTATCATATGAATTTTCAAACTCCTTTTCCTCGTATCCCCATATTAGATTCTATTAAAAAATATACGGGATTTGATCTTATAGAAATGGAAAAAGAAGAGTTAAGAAAAGTTTGTCAAAAATTACATATAGAAGAAAACATAAAAATGAGTAAGGCTAAATTGATTGAAAACATTTTTGAAGAAAAATGTGAAAAAAATTACATCAATCCTACTTTTATTATTGATTATCCTGTAGAAATGAGTCCTTTAACCAAAAGACATCGTTATAAAAAAAATTTATCAGAACGTTTTGAACTCATTATAAATGGACAAGAAATTGCGAATGCTTATTCGGAACTTAATGATCCTGTAGATCAACTTAATCGTTTACGAGAACAAATAAAATTATCTGAAAAAAATACAAAAGATGAATCTATATCTCTTGATCAAGATTTTATACGTGCTTTAGAATTCGGGATGCCTCCTACTGCAGGTATTGGAATAGGAATAGATCGTTTAGTAATGTTACTTACTCAAAAAAAATCAATTCAAGAAGTTTTACTTTTTCCACAAATGCGTCCAGAAAAAAAAGTAAAAAAATGA